The Ramlibacter algicola genome segment ACTGCGGAACCGCCGACAACGTGACGTCCGCCATCGTCAGTCCCATCGCGACCAGCAGGGCGCCGATGAACCAGGGATTGGCGCGGCCGGTCCGCGCGAGTAACCAGCAGCCCGCACCCGTGGCCAGCGCGAGCAGCGCCAGGCCGCCCGGATCGACCACGCGTGCGCCCGGTTGCGTCGGGTCGAGCCCATGCAGGCCGCTCCAGGCCAGCGCGACGGGGATGGTGATCGTCACGATCAGCAGCCGCAGGCTGTGCGCTGCAGCGACGAGGTCGGTCCGCGCGCCTGCGCGTTCCGCCAGCAGCGTCATCTCCGAGGCTCCGCCGATGGCGCCGGCGAAGTAGCTGGTTGCGCGTTGCTGCTGCGGCGTGCCTTCGAGCCGCCCCCGCACGGCGTGCCCGAGCCAGCGGCCGAACAGCCAGCCGAGCACCAGGCTCCACGCGATGCTCAGCAGCACCGCCCACCACAGGCGGCCGACCAGCGCCGTCACTTGCGGCGTGAAGTAGAGCCCGAGCACGGCCCCGATCACCCACTGCCCCGCATTGCGGAGCGGTGTCCAGCTGGCGGTGGGCGCGCCGAGCACCGAGACAACCGCGGTGGCCACCAGCGGCCCGAGCACCCACGGCAGCGGCGTGCGCAGCCACAGGCACAGCACGGACGCGCCGAACGCCAGCGCGAGCGTGCCGGCCGTGCGGACCGGAAGCGATGGGGTCAGGCGTGCTTGCGGATCGCGTCCGCGAGCGTGTTGACCAGCGTGTCGATGTGCGACTTCTCGACGATGTACGGCGGCGCGATCACCAGCACGTCACCGGCGGGACGGACCAGCGAGCCGTTGCGGAAGCACTCGAGGAAGATTTCGTACGCGCGTTTGCCGGGAGCACCGGCGATCGGCGCCAGTTCCACCGCGGCCGCATGCCCCAGGCTGCGGATGCCGATGACGTTGGGCAAGCCCTTGAACGTCGAATGGAACGCGTCGCCCAGCACCTTGCCCATCTCGCCGGCGCGCTGGAACAGCGCCTCCTGCTGGAACAGGTTCAGCGTCGCGACCGCGGCGGCGCACGCGACCGGGTGGCCGGAATAGGTGTAGCCGTGGAAGAACTCGACGACGTGCTCGGGCGCGTCGGTCTTCATCATCGCGTCATAGATCTTCTGGCTGCAGATGACGCCGCCCAGCGGGATCACGCCATTGGTGACGCACTTGGCGAAGTTCAGCATGTCGGGCACGACGCCGAAGTAGTCGGCGGCGAAGTTGGTGCCCATGCGGCCGAAGCCGGTGATGACCTCGTCGAAGATCAGCAGGATGCCGTGCTTGTCGCAGATCTCGCGCAGGCGCTTCAGGTAGCCCTTGGGCGGGATGTACCAGCCGGCCGAGCCCGCGATCGGCTCCACGATGATCGCCGCCACGTTGCTCGGGTCGTGCAGCGGCAGGATGCGCTGCTCCAGCTCGAGCAGCGGATCCTCCTTCCACACCGGTTCCTCGTTGTGGATGTACGCATGGTTCACCGGGTCGTGGATGAACCGCATGTGGTCCACGCGCGGCAGCAGCGAGGTGCCGAACACCTTGCGGTTGGCGGGAATGCCGCCCACGCTCATGCCGCCGAAGCCGACGCCGTGGTAGCCCTTCTCGCGGCCGATGAACAGGTTGCGGTGCCCTTCGCCACGGGCGCGGTGGTACGCGAGCGCCACCTTCATCGAGGTGTCCGCGGCTTCGCTGCCCGAGTTGCAGAACAGCACCTTGTCCAGGTCGCCGGGCGCCATCGCCGCGATCATCTCGGCGGCCTTGAACGCCTTGTCGTTGGAGATCTGGAACGCGGTGGCGTAGTCCAGCGTGTCCAGCTGCTCCTTGATCGCGTCGTTGATCGGCTTGCGGTTGTGGCCCGCACCCACGCACCACAGGCTGGAGATGCCGTCGATGACCTTGCGGCCGTCGTGCGTCGTGAACTCCATGCCGTCGGCCTTCACGAACACGCGCGGTTCCTTGCGGAAGGCGCGGTTCGGCGTGAACGGCAGCCACTGGTTCTCCATGTTGAAGTCGTTGTAGGCCATGTCAGCTCCTGGATGCGGATCGGGACATTGTGGCGCCGTTGCCGGCGCCACGTGCGTGCGGGGGGTTCTTCAGCGGATGGCGCCGAACACCTTCTCCAGGATGGCGCTGCCGGTGCCCACCGGGTCGCGGCGGATCTTCTTCTCCTCGTCGCCGATCACCAGGTAGAGGCCGTCCAGCGCCTTGCGCGTGACGTACTGGTCGATGCTCGCGTCTTCCTTCCTGAGCAGGCCGATGCCCGCGGCCTGGCCCGCGAGCTGGTCGTACTTGGCGGCAAGCCCGACCTTCGAGGTCGCCTGCTTCACCACCGGCAGGAACTGCGTCGTGAGCGGCGAGCGCGTCCGGTCGGCGAAGAAGGTGGTCACCGAGGTCTCGCCGCCGGTCAGGATGTTCTTGGCGTCGGTCACGCTCATCGTCTTCACCGCGTTGACGAGCAGGTTCTTCGCCAGCGGCACCGCGTTCTCGGCGGCGCGGTTGATCGCGAGCTCGAGGTCCTGGACCTGCTGCTTCCTGCCCATCGCCTTGAGCAGCTTGGACGCCTGCTGCAACGCGTCGGGCAGCGGGATGCGCACCTTGGGGTTGGCCCAGAAGCCGTCCTGTTTGCCCAGCAGCTTGACCGCGGTGGTGGCGCCGAGCTCCAGCGCGGTCTTCAGGCCCTTGGTCGCGTCGGCGTCGGTGAGCGAAGCCAGCGCCTGCGCGTGGACGAAAGCTGGCGGCAGCACGAGGACCGGCGTGGTGGCCAGCGCGATGGCGAAGGAGCGGCGTTGCATGGCGGCGGCATCGAATGGGGGACAACGCATGATGCCCTTCCCGCCCGAGCCCAGCAATCGGGAGCGCCCCCTGCGACAATGGCCATCCCATGTCCGACGCCTACATCCTCACCCTTTCCTGCCCGGACAAGCCGGGCATCGTGCACGCCGTCTCGGGCTTCCTGCTGGAGCGCGGCGGCAACATCGAGGAGGCGGCGCAGTACAACGACCACGGCACGGGCCTGTTCTTCATGCGCGTGCGCTTCGCCTGCGGCGCGCTGACCGGCGAGGACCTGCGTGCGCACTTGGCGCAGTTCGCCGAGCCCTACGGCATGCAGTGGAAGCTGCACGCGTCGTCCAAGCCGATGCGCACCGTGATCTTCGTCAGCCGCGAAGGCCACTGCCTGAACGACCTGCTGTTCCGCTGGAAGAGCGGCCTGCTGCCGGTGGACATCGCGGCGATCGTGTCGAACCACCGCGACTTCTACCAGCTCGCGGCCAGCTACAACGTGCCGTTCCACCACACGCCGGTCACCGCCGACACCAAGGCCAAGGCCAAGGTCGAGGCGCGGCAGTTCGAGATCATCGAGTCGGAGCGCGCCGAACTCGTCGTGCTGGCACGCTACATGCAAATCCTGTCGGACGACCTGTGCCGCAAGCTGTCGGGCCGCGCGATCAACATCCACCACAGCTTCCTGCCCAGCTTCAAGGGAGCCAAGCCGTACTACCAGGCGCACGACCGCGGCGTGAAGCTGATCGGCGCGACGGCGCACTACGTGACGGCCGACCTCGACGAGGGCCCGATCATCGAGCAGGACGTCGCGCGCGTGGACCACGCGCACACCGTCGAGCACCTGACTGCAGTCGGCCGCGACACCGAGAGCCAGGTGCTCGCGCGCGCCGTGAAGTGGCACAGCGAGCACCGCGTGCTGCTGAACGGGCACCGCACCGTCATCTTCCGCTGACGCGCCGCGGCCATGGCCCGCATCCCGCCGATCCAGTGCCTGCTCACCTTCGAGGCCCTGGCCCGTCTGCGCTCGGTGACGCAGGCGGCCGAGGAACTGTGCGTCACGCCCAGTGCGGTGAGCCACCGCGTGCGGCAGCTCGAGCAGATCCTGGGCACCAAGCTGTTCGGCCGCTCCGACTTCTCGCTGACCACCGACGGCAGCGAATACCTGGCGCACGTGCGCGAAGGGCTGGCGAGCCTGGAGCGCTTTCCGGGCAGGGACGGCGGCACCGGCAAGCGCAAGCTGCGCGTCGCGGTCACGCCGACGTTCGCGCGCTCGATCCTGATGCCGCGCCTGCGCAGCTTCTTCGATGCGTATCCGGAGATCGATCTCACGCTGCAGGTCTCGATCCCGCTGCTGGACGTGGTGGCCGAAGACGCCGACCTGACGATCCGCTTCGGCACCGGCCGCTATGCGGACGTCGAACACCTGTGCCTTCTCACCGACGAGGTCACGCCCCTGTGTTCGCCCGGCTTCCTGCGCGAGCACGGACCGTTCGACACGCTGGACGACCTGGTGCAGGCGCGCTTGCTGAAGAGCCCGCTCGAACCGTGGCGCACCTGGTTCCTCGCGCACGGGCAGGACGCCGGCGAGCCGGCGGAAGGCTCGTCGTTCAACGACATCGGCCTGATGTGCGACGCGGCCGCGCTGGGCCTGGGCATCGCGCTGGTGCGGCTCAAGCTCGGGCAGCCCTGGCTGGAGTCGGGCGCGCTGGTGCGCGTGTCGCCGCGCAGCGTGCCCAGCCCGCACGCGCACTACCTGTGCTGGCGCACCGGCACCATGGAGCGCTGGGAATGCGCCGCGTTCGCCGACTGGCTGCGCGCCAGCGTCGCGTGAGCGGATGGCGCGCCCGCATTGAATAATCTTCATCCGCGCCCGGCCCGGGTGCGCGACGATCGCCCCATGAACGCTCCCCTCGATCCCGCCGTCGCGTCGCAAGCCGCGCAACTGGAGCGCGTGCTGCCCGCGCTGCGGAAGGTGCTGCCGAACCACGCCTTGCTGTGGCATGACGAGGAAACGCGTCCCTACGAATGCGACGGCCTGACCGCCTACCGGCAGCGGCCGATGGCGGTGGCGCTGCCCGAGACCGAAGCGCAGGTGCAGGGCGTGCTGCGCGCCTGTCACGCGCTGGGCGTGCCGGTGGTCGCGCGCGGCGCCGGCACCGGGCTGTCCGGCGGTGCGATGCCGCATCGCGAGGGCGTCACGCTGTCGCTGGCGAAGTTCAACCGCATCAAGTCGATCGACCCGGCCAGCCGCACCGCCGTCGTCGAATGCGGCGTACGCAATCTCGCGATCAGCGAGGCCGCCGCCGCGTACGGCCTGTACTACGCGCCCGATCCCTCGAGCCAGATCGCCTGCACCATCGGCGGCAACGTCGCCGAGAACTCCGGCGGCGTGCACTGCCTGAAGTACGGGCTCACGCTGCACAACGTGCTGAAGGTGCGCGGCTTCACCGCCGACGGCGAACCGGTCACTTTCGGCAGCGACGCGCTGGACACCAGCGGCTTCGACCTGATGGGCGTGCTGGTGGGCAGCGAAGGCATGCTCGCCGTCACGACCGAAGTCACCGTGAAGCTGGTGCCCAAGCCGCAGCTGGCGCGCTGCATCATGGCCAGCTTCGACGACCTGCGCAAAGCGGGCGACGCGGTCGCCGCCGTGATCGCGGCCGGCATCATCCCCGCGGGCCTGGAGATGATGGACAAGCCGATGACGGCCGCGGTCGAGGACTTCGTGCACGCGGGCTACGACCTGCAGGCCGAAGCCATCCTGCTGTGCGAGAGCGACGGCACGCCCGAGGAAGTCGAGGAAGAGATCGGCCGCATGAGCGAGGTGCTGCGCGGCGCCGGCGCGACCGCCATCGCGGTCAGCCGCGACGAGGCCGAGCGCCTGCGCTTCTGGAGCGGGCGCAAGAACGCGTTTCCCGCGTCCGGCCGCATCAGCCCCGACTACATGTGCATGGACTCGACGATCCCGCGCAAGCGGCTGGCGGACATCCTGCTGGCGATCCAGGACATGGAGAAGAAGTACGGCCTGCGTTGCGCCAACGTGTTCCACGCCGGCGACGGCAACCTGCATCCGCTGATCCTGTTCGATGCGAACGACCCCGACCAGCTGCATCGCTGCGAGCTGTTCGGCGCCGACATCCTGGAGACCAGCGTCGCCATGGGCGGCACCGTCACGGGCGAGCACGGCGTGGGCGTCGAGAAGCTCAACTCCATGTGCGTGCAGTTCGCGCCGGAGGAGCGCGAGCAGATGCTGGGCATCAAGCGCGCGTTCGACGCCAGGGGCCTGCTCAACCCCGGCAAGGTGATCCCGACGCTGCAGCGCTGCGCCGAGTACGGCAAGCTGCTGGTGCGCGGCAACCGCCTGCCGCACCCGGACCTGCCGCGGTTCTGAGCCGCGGACCACCATGAAAGAAGCCGCCCGAGGGCGGCTTCTTCGTTGGGCGTCGCGCGCCGCTCAGGACGGCTTGCAGGACGTGTCGGTCTGCACGATGTCGGGCTGCCCCTTGGGCTTGTCCGCGTCGTCGTCGGAGGACTTGAGCAGCACTTCGACGAACTCGGTGACGTTGTTGGACTCGGTGAGCGCCTGCTGCACCACCGAGGCCGACGCGCCTTCGCCGAGCAGTTCCACGATGCGGTCCGTCAACGTGCCACCGCTGACCGGTGCCGGCGCAGGCGCCGGGGTGGGTGCCGGCGTCGGGGCGGCCGTCGGCGCGGGCGTGGGTGGGGGCGGCGCCGCCGCGATGATCAGCGGACGGAACACGCCACCATCGCTGAGGACCAGCGAGGGCACCAGCTCCGGCGGTGCCGTGGCTGCCTCGAACTCGCTTCCGGCCGTGACGGAGCCCGCGGCGACCATCACGTACGGATCCGGCACGGTGGCCAGCGCCATCTGGCTGCCGCCGTCGACCGCCGGCGGCGGCGACGCCACGGCGGGGATCGCGTTGACCTGCACGCCGCCTCCCAGCGTCAACGCACCGGTGACCACGAGCTGGTCGTGGGTGGTGCCCGGCACCGGTGGCGTGTTGGGCGCCACGTCGAGGACCAGCTTGCCGCCCGATTGCAGCACGAGGTCGCCGAGGATCGTCAGCGCGCCGGGCTGGCCGGCCGCATCGCCGGGGGACAGCACGCCGGCGTTGGCCACGTTGGCCTGCAGCATGCCGGTGCCCTGCACCACGCCGGCCGATCTGTTGACCAGGCTGCCGAGCCCCGGCGTGAACACGTCCTCCATCTCGTCGTACGTGCCCACGCTCAGCAACGACCCGCCGCCGAGATGCAGCACGCCGTTGTTCGTCATGGTGCCCACGTTGCGGACCCACGCGCCCGGCTGCAGGACCACGGTGCCCGAGTTGGTCCAGTTGCCGACGACGGACAGCGATGAAGCGGCGTACGACGGCGTCGGCTCGGTCGTCGGGACATCGAGGCTGGGGCCGACGAAGAGACCGCCCGCGACGTTGCTGAAGAAGGTGCCGCTGGTGCCCTGGACACCGGTTCGCGAAGGATCGGGGATCCAGCCAATCACCTCGTCGTAGGTCCCGGCTTCGCCGCCCACGCCGCCGAGGACGATGACGTCGCCGCCGAGCAGCACCGTGGCGGCCGGTGACGTCGTCGAGATGCTGACCATCCCGCCCGCGCCACCCGTGCCGCCGACCGCACTGCCACCCCCGTCGGAGAATCCGCCGCTGCCGCCGCTCGCGCTGAAGGAGCCCAGGAGCTGCGAGGGGCCACTCGCCTGGACCTGGATGGTGCCGCCCGCACCGCCGGCGCCGCCGCGGTCGCCCGCCGCGGTACCGTACGTCTGGCCGCCGGATCCGCCTTCGCTGTCGATGTACGTGCCGTAGACGAACGTCTCGGTGTCGGGGTCGCCCCCCTCGGCGCTGGCGAAGACGCCGCCACCGTTCGCGCGGAGCGTGATCGATCCGCCGGCGCCACCGGTGCCGCCGACGCTGGCGTGGGCGCCGCCCCAGCCGCCGTTCGCGATGATGGACAAGCCGTCCAGGTGCAGGTCGCCCGTCCCCGCCGTCAGCGAGATCGAGCCGCCCTTGCCACCCTGGCCGCCCGCGGCCGGGCCCGAGCCGCCGTCGCCACCGGAGGCATAGATGTCGGAGACCGACAGGGTGCCTCCGGACGTCAGCGTCACGTTGCCGCCGTTGCCACCGTTGCCCGCGTCGGCATAGCCGCCGGAAGCGTCGATCGACCCGACCGCCACGTTGCCCGCGGCCGAAACTTGCACCGAGCCGCCGTTGCCGGCCATGCCGGCGCCGCTGTCACTGCCATAGGCGTCGATCCAGCCCTGCACCGACACGTTGCCGCCGGTCGATCGCAGCAGCACGCTGCCGCCGCCGCCGCCCGAGGCCATGCTGCTGTCGCCGCCGCTGGCCGACACCGCGGTCCCGTAGAACGACGTCGCCGCCGCGACAAGTGCGGGGCTCTCGCCGGAGGTCAGGACCACGTCGCCCGCCGCCGTCACGCTCAGCGAACCTGCGTTGCCCCCGGCGGCGCTGCCATAGCCGCCATCGAGCCAGATCGTTCCCAACTGCACGCCGCCGCCGGCCGTGACCGTGACGGCGCCGCCGTGGCCGCCGTTGCCGGCGTAGCCGGAGCCGCCCGTGGCATCGATGCCATCCCGGACGACCACGTTGCCGCCCGACGAGGACAGGCTGACGACCGCGCCGACGCCACTGCCTTGCATGCCGCTGCCGCCTTGCGCGGAGATGCTGCCCATGTCGATGCCGGCCGCGCCTGCGGCCACCACCTTGCCGCCGGCGCCGCCGACACCGTCCGGGCTGTAGCCCCCGCTGACGTCCACCCAGCCGACGTTCAAGTTGCCGCTGCCGGACGCGAGGCTGACGGTGCCCCCGCTGCCGCCGTAGTAGCCGCCCATCGACCTGATCGAATCGATGGACACGTCGCCGGTCGCCGTGGTGACCATGATGTTGCCGCCGTTGCGCGGGACGCTGGAATCGGGTGCAACGCCGGACGCGTCCAGGTAGCCGCCGAAGACACCGGTACCGGCCGACAGCAACAGGTCGCCGCCGTGGGCACCCATGCTGCCGATCGCCCCGCCGTAGGTGCTGATCTCCGTGTAGTTGATCGTGCCGCCCGCGGTCAGGTCCACCGAGCCCAGGTTCACCGGGCTGGACTGGTACTTGCCGAACGTGCGGATGGCAGCCTGCGCGTCGATGTTGCCGGCGGCATGGATGCTCAGCGCATCGACCCAGACCGACGCTTCCGCGTCGACCCGCACGCTGCCCGAACCCGCGGCCGCGCTGGCGGCGTTGTTCGTGACGTGGATCTCGCCCTGGAGGCCCGGCAGGAACCCATCCGCCAGCCAGTTGTCCATCGCCTTGATGGTCAGCAGGTCGGCCTTGTTGGTGAAGGTCAGCACCGGCGCCGAGGCGGCCAGTGCCTGCACGCTGTTGCCGACGTGGGTGAGGTTGGCCATGCCATAGCTGGACGAGACCATCAGTTCCCTGGCGGTGATCGCAGCGGTCTGGCTCATGCCCACGCCCGACCCGTCGTCGCCGTAGGAGATCAGCGCCATCTGGTCGGCCTGCAGCGCGCCACCGATCGACAGCGTGCGCCCGTTGACGGCCATCGCGCCGCCGGAGGACAACGCGCGGCCGATCACGACGTCGCCATCGCTCGCCGACAGGAGCACCGAGTCGGTGGCCGAGATGGCGGCGCCGCTGCCCAGCACGAGGTCGCCGGTGGACGACTGCCGCAGTTCGAGGTTGCGGCCGTTGAAGCCGAAGGTGCCGCCGCCGAGCGAGAAGCCATCGACGGCCCGGAAATCGCTGCCGGCCCCGAAGCCGGTACTGCCGCCGGTCTGGCTGAAGTTGGAGGCCGCGAGCGATGCGCCGGACGCCGACAGCGTGCCGCTGTTGGTCAGCGTGTCGGTCACCACCAGGGACGAGCCCGCCCCCAGCACGAGGTTGCCTGCGTTGGTGAACGCCCGCACCGATTCGAGGGCGACGCTGCCCGCCGGATCGAGCGACCGCGCCAGCAGCGTCCCGCCGCTTTCGACGCGCGTCTCGCCCGTGCCGCGTTGGCCGGCCTGGAAGGACACCAGCAGCGAGGGCGGGGGCGGCGGCAGCGTGGGCGTCGGCGACGGCACGGGCGGGATGCGGGTTTCGAACGTGGTGGTGCCGTTGCGCACCACGATGTCGTTCCATGCGCTGAGCGTGAGGGTGCCGCTGCCGGCCGCGTCACGGTAGATCGTCGCGCCCTCGAGGTAGATGTCGCCAAGCGTGGCCGACCCGGTGCTGGCGCCGCTCGTCTGCACCAGGACGTTGGTGCTGCCGCCGGCATTGAGGGCCGCGTTGATGGTGCTGTCCCAGACCACGGACGTGCTGCCGTCGTCCGCGGTGCTGAAGTAGCCATCACCGGAGTAGTTCTCGGCCGGCGCCGGCGCCGCCGACGGGGCCGGCGCCGCGATGATGCGCAGGTCGTCCGGATCGAGCAGCCAGGTGCCGGCCGCGCCGCGCGCCGCCGAGGCCTGCACACTGGCACCGCGCACGTCCAGGTACCGCTTGCCTGACGTCTCGACGAAGCCGCCGTCGCCGCCGTTCGCGCCGGCGTTGGCCTGGATCGTGCCGTGCATGCGCGTGGTGTCGTCGGCCCACACGATCACCTTGCCGCCGTTGCCCGCCTCCGTGGCGTTCGCGCGCAGCGTCGCGGCCTGGTCCACGTAGGTGACCTGCGCGTTCTGCACGCTGGCGTTCTTGCCCTGGTAGTCGCCGCCGACGCGGATCTGGCCGCCGCCGGCAGTGTTGGACGTGTCGATCGTCGCGCCCGCGAGCACGCCGACCTTGGCGCCGAGCACGTCGGCCTGGCCCCCCTGGCCCGCCGCACCCTGGGCGCGGATGGCGCCGTCGGCGATCGCCGTGCCGGCAGCCTTGAGCACCACGCGGCCGCCTTCGGTCGTCACGGCCTGGGCCTGGATCAGGCCGCTGTGGCGCAGCGTGCCGGCGAACACGCCGACCGCGTCGCCCTGCAGCGTGCCCAGGTTCACCGCCTGGTCGGTCGGCGCCTGCACCTCGAACACGATGCCCTCCAGCCCGCGGCCGGTGACTTCGACCTTCTGCCCCGCGGCCAGCACGGTGGCGCCTTGCGGCGTCTGCACCAGCGCCGACGGGCCGGTCTGCACGTCCTGGCCGATCAGCACCACGTCGCCGCTGTGCGCGATGACCTTGCCGTCCACGCGCAGCAGGCCGCCTGCGCCGCCCTCGAACCGCAGGCGTCCCGCGGCCAGATCGGCATCGGCCATGCGGAGCGTCGACGCCGTGAAGCCGGCGGTGTCGACCACCGCGCCGGCACCGACGGTGATGCCGGCCGGGTTGACCAGCACCAGCCGGCCGTTGGAGCCCAGCGTGCCGTAGATCGCGCTGGGGTTGGCGCCGGTGACGCGGTTGATCGAGAGGCTGGCCGCGTCGGGCTGCGCGAAGAAGGTGGTGGTGCCGCCGGGCACCGAGAAGCTCTGCCAGTTGATCGCCGAGAAGCCGCCCTTGCCGTTGGTGGTCGTGATCGTCTGCACGCTGCCCTGTTGCGTGACCGCCATCCCGCCCACCACCGCGCTGCCTCCGGCGGCCTGCGCCTGCGCGGCCATCGGCGCGAAGCCGGCGGCGAGCGCCAGGGCCAGCAGCAGCGGCCGGTGGCCGGCGGCGGCCGGGGCCGGAGCGGGCACGGGCGAAAGGCGACGGGCAGGCGTTCGACGGGACATGGCGGGCTCTCGATCTGGTCGGCGGGTTCGGGGGGCGCAGGGTCGGCGGACGGCACCGGGCTGCAGCCGGCACGCGGAGCGTGCTCGACAGTAAGGCCACGGTAGCATACCGTTACAGCGACACCAAGGCTCTTCTGCACGAGGCAGGATGCCGTCCTTCGAGTGCCGGCGCGGAATGCGGCAAAGTTCACGATCGCGCCTTCCCACCCCTCCATGTCCATCTTCATCAGCATCGCGTCGTACTGCGACCCTGTCCTGCCGTTCACCCTGGCCCGGGCCCACGACACCGCCGCCCGCCCGCAGGACCTGCACCTGGGCGTGATCGACCAGAGCCCCAG includes the following:
- a CDS encoding filamentous hemagglutinin N-terminal domain-containing protein, with translation MPAPAPAAAGHRPLLLALALAAGFAPMAAQAQAAGGSAVVGGMAVTQQGSVQTITTTNGKGGFSAINWQSFSVPGGTTTFFAQPDAASLSINRVTGANPSAIYGTLGSNGRLVLVNPAGITVGAGAVVDTAGFTASTLRMADADLAAGRLRFEGGAGGLLRVDGKVIAHSGDVVLIGQDVQTGPSALVQTPQGATVLAAGQKVEVTGRGLEGIVFEVQAPTDQAVNLGTLQGDAVGVFAGTLRHSGLIQAQAVTTEGGRVVLKAAGTAIADGAIRAQGAAGQGGQADVLGAKVGVLAGATIDTSNTAGGGQIRVGGDYQGKNASVQNAQVTYVDQAATLRANATEAGNGGKVIVWADDTTRMHGTIQANAGANGGDGGFVETSGKRYLDVRGASVQASAARGAAGTWLLDPDDLRIIAAPAPSAAPAPAENYSGDGYFSTADDGSTSVVWDSTINAALNAGGSTNVLVQTSGASTGSATLGDIYLEGATIYRDAAGSGTLTLSAWNDIVVRNGTTTFETRIPPVPSPTPTLPPPPPSLLVSFQAGQRGTGETRVESGGTLLARSLDPAGSVALESVRAFTNAGNLVLGAGSSLVVTDTLTNSGTLSASGASLAASNFSQTGGSTGFGAGSDFRAVDGFSLGGGTFGFNGRNLELRQSSTGDLVLGSGAAISATDSVLLSASDGDVVIGRALSSGGAMAVNGRTLSIGGALQADQMALISYGDDGSGVGMSQTAAITARELMVSSSYGMANLTHVGNSVQALAASAPVLTFTNKADLLTIKAMDNWLADGFLPGLQGEIHVTNNAASAAAGSGSVRVDAEASVWVDALSIHAAGNIDAQAAIRTFGKYQSSPVNLGSVDLTAGGTINYTEISTYGGAIGSMGAHGGDLLLSAGTGVFGGYLDASGVAPDSSVPRNGGNIMVTTATGDVSIDSIRSMGGYYGGSGGTVSLASGSGNLNVGWVDVSGGYSPDGVGGAGGKVVAAGAAGIDMGSISAQGGSGMQGSGVGAVVSLSSSGGNVVVRDGIDATGGSGYAGNGGHGGAVTVTAGGGVQLGTIWLDGGYGSAAGGNAGSLSVTAAGDVVLTSGESPALVAAATSFYGTAVSASGGDSSMASGGGGGSVLLRSTGGNVSVQGWIDAYGSDSGAGMAGNGGSVQVSAAGNVAVGSIDASGGYADAGNGGNGGNVTLTSGGTLSVSDIYASGGDGGSGPAAGGQGGKGGSISLTAGTGDLHLDGLSIIANGGWGGAHASVGGTGGAGGSITLRANGGGVFASAEGGDPDTETFVYGTYIDSEGGSGGQTYGTAAGDRGGAGGAGGTIQVQASGPSQLLGSFSASGGSGGFSDGGGSAVGGTGGAGGMVSISTTSPAATVLLGGDVIVLGGVGGEAGTYDEVIGWIPDPSRTGVQGTSGTFFSNVAGGLFVGPSLDVPTTEPTPSYAASSLSVVGNWTNSGTVVLQPGAWVRNVGTMTNNGVLHLGGGSLLSVGTYDEMEDVFTPGLGSLVNRSAGVVQGTGMLQANVANAGVLSPGDAAGQPGALTILGDLVLQSGGKLVLDVAPNTPPVPGTTHDQLVVTGALTLGGGVQVNAIPAVASPPPAVDGGSQMALATVPDPYVMVAAGSVTAGSEFEAATAPPELVPSLVLSDGGVFRPLIIAAAPPPPTPAPTAAPTPAPTPAPAPAPVSGGTLTDRIVELLGEGASASVVQQALTESNNVTEFVEVLLKSSDDDADKPKGQPDIVQTDTSCKPS